A DNA window from Canis lupus familiaris isolate Mischka breed German Shepherd chromosome 10, alternate assembly UU_Cfam_GSD_1.0, whole genome shotgun sequence contains the following coding sequences:
- the CDPF1 gene encoding cysteine-rich DPF motif domain-containing protein 1 isoform X1, protein MRRGPRAAWCAPAGRDWAAEASGPGGGPGRAQAAGPLRQMEGEAGRRPLGVFKCQLCALTAPYSYVGQKPPDTHSVVLLEESYVMKDPFTPDKDRFLVLGSRCSLCSRLVCVSPECSLFYSKRFCLPCVRDNMDAFPQEIRQDLEKRKAPSKRPASQPGSRT, encoded by the exons ATGCGCCGTGGGCCGAGGGCCGCGTGGTGCGCACCTGCTGGCCGGGATTGGGCGGCGGAGGCTTCAGGCCCCGGGGGCGGACCCGGACGTGCGCAGGCGGCGGGGCCACTGAGGCAG ATGGAGGGTGAGGCCGGGCGCCGGCCCCTGGGCGTGTTTAAGTGCCAGCTCTGTGCCCTGACAGCGCCGTACAGCTACGTGGGGCAGAAGCCCCCTGACACCCACTCTGTCGT CCTCCTGGAGGAGAGTTACGTCATGAAGGACCCATTCACCCCAGACAAGGACAGATTCCTGGTCCTCGGCTCTCGATGCAGTTTATGCAGCCGGCTGGTGTGCGTGAGCCCG GAATGCAGTTTATTCTACTCCAAGAGATTTTGCCTCCCCTGTGTCCGGGACAACATGGACGCCTTCCCTCAGGAAATCCGGCAAGActtggagaaaaggaaagctcCATCGAAGAGGCCTGCCAGCCAGCCTGGCTCTCGGACGTGA
- the CDPF1 gene encoding cysteine-rich DPF motif domain-containing protein 1 isoform X2 — protein sequence MEGEAGRRPLGVFKCQLCALTAPYSYVGQKPPDTHSVVLLEESYVMKDPFTPDKDRFLVLGSRCSLCSRLVCVSPECSLFYSKRFCLPCVRDNMDAFPQEIRQDLEKRKAPSKRPASQPGSRT from the exons ATGGAGGGTGAGGCCGGGCGCCGGCCCCTGGGCGTGTTTAAGTGCCAGCTCTGTGCCCTGACAGCGCCGTACAGCTACGTGGGGCAGAAGCCCCCTGACACCCACTCTGTCGT CCTCCTGGAGGAGAGTTACGTCATGAAGGACCCATTCACCCCAGACAAGGACAGATTCCTGGTCCTCGGCTCTCGATGCAGTTTATGCAGCCGGCTGGTGTGCGTGAGCCCG GAATGCAGTTTATTCTACTCCAAGAGATTTTGCCTCCCCTGTGTCCGGGACAACATGGACGCCTTCCCTCAGGAAATCCGGCAAGActtggagaaaaggaaagctcCATCGAAGAGGCCTGCCAGCCAGCCTGGCTCTCGGACGTGA